A single Capricornis sumatraensis isolate serow.1 chromosome 20, serow.2, whole genome shotgun sequence DNA region contains:
- the CIAO2B gene encoding cytosolic iron-sulfur assembly component 2B has translation MPTVAGRGSAMVGSGGMGGGLLENANPLIYERSGDRPVTAGEEDEQVPDSIDAREIFDLIRSINDPEHPLTLEELNVVEQVRVQVSDPESTVAVAFTPTIPHCSMATLIGLSIKVKLLRSLPQRFKMDVHITPGTHASEHAVNKQLADKERVAAALENTHLLEVVNQCLSARS, from the exons ATGCCTACGGTCGCCGGCCGCGGTTCCGCGATGGTGGGCAGCGGCGGGATGGGGGGCGGTCTCCTGGAGAACGCTAACCCCCTCATCTACGAACGCTCTGGGGACCGGCCAGTGACCGCCGGCGAGGAGGACGAGCAGGTTCCAGACAGCATCGACGCGCGCGAGATCTTCG ATTTGATTCGCTCCATCAATGACCCGGAGCATCCCCTGACACTAGAAGAATTGAACGTAGTAGAGCAAGTCCGGGTTCAG GTGAGCGACCCTGAGAGCACAGTGGCCGTGGCCTTCACACCCACCATTCCACACTGCAGTATGGCCACCCTTATTGGCCTCTCCATCAAAGTCAAGCTTCTGCGATCCCTTCCCCAGCGTTTCAAG ATGGATGTGCACATTACACCAGGGACCCATGCCTCAGAACATGCAG TGAACAAGCAGCTTGCGGATAAAGAGCGGGTGGCAGCCGCCCTAGAGAACACCCACCTGCTTGAGGTTGTGAACCAGTGTTTATCAGCCCGGTCTTGA
- the CES2 gene encoding cocaine esterase isoform X2 has translation MKPDGPRLLLRAVAFGFLLLLVAGQGQDSTRPVRTTHTGKVQGSLVYVKNADVGVHTFLGIPFAKPPVGPLRFAPPEPPESWSGVKDGTSQPAKCLQDPDGMKTMELWNVTLPSTSMSEDCLYLNIHTPAHSHKGSNLPVMVWIHGGGLVLGMASMYDGSALAAFEDVVVVVIQYRLGLLGFFSTGDKHATGNWGYLDQVAALRWVQQNIAYFGGDPGRVTIFGESAGGISVSLHVISPMSQGLFHGAIMESGVALLPGFTVSSSDKVSKLVANLSACGQVDSEALVGCLQHKNEEEVLAINKHFKIIPGLVDEIFLPKHPLELLASADFQPVPSIIGVNNDEYGWIIPLTMNNSDTRREMSRETMRNALQELSTMMTMPPEFGELLMEEYIEDSEDHQTLQNQFHEMMGDYIFVIPALQVAMFHRSHAPVYFYEFQHQSSFFKDVRPSYVRADHVQFTEEEELLSRKMIKYWANFARNGNPNGEGLPHWPMFDQEDQYMQLNTQPAVGRALKAHRLQFWMKTLPQKTQELMETKEKHTEL, from the exons ATGAAGCCAGACGGGCCTCGCTTGCTTCTGAGGGCCGTGGCCTTCGGGTTCTTGCTTCTCCTCGTCGCGGGCCAGG GCCAGGACTCTACCCGCCCCGTCCGGACCACACACACAGGGAAGGTACAGGGGAGCCTTGTCTACGTGAAGAATGCTGATGTGGGGGTCCACACCTTCTTGGGAATTCCCTTTGCCAAGCCACCTGTAGGGCCACTGCGATTTGCACCCCCAGAGCCCCCAGAATCTTGGAGCGGTGTAAAGGATGGGACTTCCCAGCCAGCCAA GTGTCTGCAGGACCCCGACGGCATGAAAACAATGGAACTGTGGAATGTGACCCTGCCTTCTACCTCCATGTCTGAAGATTGTCTGTACCTCAACATCCACACACCTGCCCATTCCCACAAGGGCTCCAATCTGCCT GTGATGGTGTGGATCCATGGTGGCGGGCTTGTCCTGGGCATGGCTTCCATGTATGACGGCTCTGCACTGGCAGCCTTTGAAGACGTGGTGGTGGTCGTTATCCAGTACCGCCTGGGTTTGCTGGGCTTCTTCAG CACTGGAGACAAACACGCAACTGGCAACTGGGGCTACCTGGATCAAGTGGCCGCACTGCGCTGGGTCCAGCAGAATATCGCCTACTTTGGAGGCGACCCTGGCCGTGTCACAATTTTTGGCGAGTCTGCGGGTGGCATAAGCGTGTCTTTGCACGTCATATCCCCCATGTCCCAAGGACTCTTCCATGGCGCCATCATGGAGAGTGGCGTGGCCCTGCTGCCTGGCTTCACCGTCAGCTCATCTGACAAGGTCTCCAAA TTGGTGGCCAACCTGTCTGCCTGTGGCCAGGTTGACTCAGaggccctggtgggctgcctgcaGCACAAGAATGAAGAGGAGGTTCTAGCCATCAACAAG CACTTCAAGATCATCCCCGGCCTAGTGGATGAGATCTTCCTGCCCAAGCACCCCCTGGAGCTGCTGGCCTCTGCCGACTTTCAACCTGTCCCCAGCATCATTGGTGTCAACAACGATGAGTATGGTTGGATCATCCCCTTG ACCATGAACAATTCTGACACCAGGAGGGAAATGAGCAGAGAGACCATGAGGAATGCCTTGCAGGAATTGTCAACAATGATG ACTATGCCTCCTGAGTTTGGTGAGCTGTTGATGGAGGAGTACATAGAGGACAGTGAAGACCATCAGACCCTCCAAAACCAGTTCCATGAGATGATGGGGGACTACATTTTCGTGATCCCTGCACTCCAAGTAGCAATGTTTCATC GTTCCCATGCCCCCGTCTACTTCTACGAGTTCCAACATCAGTCCAGCTTCTTCAAGGATGTCAGGCCGAGCTATGTGAGGGCGGACCAC GTCCAATTcacggaggaggaggagctgctgAGCAGGAAAATGATCAAGTACTGGGCCAACTTTGCTCGAAATGG GAACCCCAATGGTGAGGGTCTGCCCCACTGGCCGATGTTCGACCAGGAGGACCAATACATGCAGCTGAACACACAGCCTGCAGTGGGCCGGGCCCTGAAGGCCCACAGGCTCCAGTTCTGGATGAAGACCCTACCCCAGAAGACACAGGAGCTAATGGAGACCAAGGAGAAGCACACAGAACTATAG
- the CES2 gene encoding cocaine esterase isoform X1 has product MKPDGPRLLLRAVAFGFLLLLVAGQGQDSTRPVRTTHTGKVQGSLVYVKNADVGVHTFLGIPFAKPPVGPLRFAPPEPPESWSGVKDGTSQPAKCLQDPDGMKTMELWNVTLPSTSMSEDCLYLNIHTPAHSHKGSNLPVMVWIHGGGLVLGMASMYDGSALAAFEDVVVVVIQYRLGLLGFFSTGDKHATGNWGYLDQVAALRWVQQNIAYFGGDPGRVTIFGESAGGISVSLHVISPMSQGLFHGAIMESGVALLPGFTVSSSDKVSKLVANLSACGQVDSEALVGCLQHKNEEEVLAINKHFKIIPGLVDEIFLPKHPLELLASADFQPVPSIIGVNNDEYGWIIPLTMNNSDTRREMSRETMRNALQELSTMMTMPPEFGELLMEEYIEDSEDHQTLQNQFHEMMGDYIFVIPALQVAMFHRSHAPVYFYEFQHQSSFFKDVRPSYVRADHGDEVRFLFRNEQIQFTEEEELLSRKMIKYWANFARNGNPNGEGLPHWPMFDQEDQYMQLNTQPAVGRALKAHRLQFWMKTLPQKTQELMETKEKHTEL; this is encoded by the exons ATGAAGCCAGACGGGCCTCGCTTGCTTCTGAGGGCCGTGGCCTTCGGGTTCTTGCTTCTCCTCGTCGCGGGCCAGG GCCAGGACTCTACCCGCCCCGTCCGGACCACACACACAGGGAAGGTACAGGGGAGCCTTGTCTACGTGAAGAATGCTGATGTGGGGGTCCACACCTTCTTGGGAATTCCCTTTGCCAAGCCACCTGTAGGGCCACTGCGATTTGCACCCCCAGAGCCCCCAGAATCTTGGAGCGGTGTAAAGGATGGGACTTCCCAGCCAGCCAA GTGTCTGCAGGACCCCGACGGCATGAAAACAATGGAACTGTGGAATGTGACCCTGCCTTCTACCTCCATGTCTGAAGATTGTCTGTACCTCAACATCCACACACCTGCCCATTCCCACAAGGGCTCCAATCTGCCT GTGATGGTGTGGATCCATGGTGGCGGGCTTGTCCTGGGCATGGCTTCCATGTATGACGGCTCTGCACTGGCAGCCTTTGAAGACGTGGTGGTGGTCGTTATCCAGTACCGCCTGGGTTTGCTGGGCTTCTTCAG CACTGGAGACAAACACGCAACTGGCAACTGGGGCTACCTGGATCAAGTGGCCGCACTGCGCTGGGTCCAGCAGAATATCGCCTACTTTGGAGGCGACCCTGGCCGTGTCACAATTTTTGGCGAGTCTGCGGGTGGCATAAGCGTGTCTTTGCACGTCATATCCCCCATGTCCCAAGGACTCTTCCATGGCGCCATCATGGAGAGTGGCGTGGCCCTGCTGCCTGGCTTCACCGTCAGCTCATCTGACAAGGTCTCCAAA TTGGTGGCCAACCTGTCTGCCTGTGGCCAGGTTGACTCAGaggccctggtgggctgcctgcaGCACAAGAATGAAGAGGAGGTTCTAGCCATCAACAAG CACTTCAAGATCATCCCCGGCCTAGTGGATGAGATCTTCCTGCCCAAGCACCCCCTGGAGCTGCTGGCCTCTGCCGACTTTCAACCTGTCCCCAGCATCATTGGTGTCAACAACGATGAGTATGGTTGGATCATCCCCTTG ACCATGAACAATTCTGACACCAGGAGGGAAATGAGCAGAGAGACCATGAGGAATGCCTTGCAGGAATTGTCAACAATGATG ACTATGCCTCCTGAGTTTGGTGAGCTGTTGATGGAGGAGTACATAGAGGACAGTGAAGACCATCAGACCCTCCAAAACCAGTTCCATGAGATGATGGGGGACTACATTTTCGTGATCCCTGCACTCCAAGTAGCAATGTTTCATC GTTCCCATGCCCCCGTCTACTTCTACGAGTTCCAACATCAGTCCAGCTTCTTCAAGGATGTCAGGCCGAGCTATGTGAGGGCGGACCACGGAGATGAGGTTCGCTTCCTCTTCAGGAATGAGCAAA TCCAATTcacggaggaggaggagctgctgAGCAGGAAAATGATCAAGTACTGGGCCAACTTTGCTCGAAATGG GAACCCCAATGGTGAGGGTCTGCCCCACTGGCCGATGTTCGACCAGGAGGACCAATACATGCAGCTGAACACACAGCCTGCAGTGGGCCGGGCCCTGAAGGCCCACAGGCTCCAGTTCTGGATGAAGACCCTACCCCAGAAGACACAGGAGCTAATGGAGACCAAGGAGAAGCACACAGAACTATAG
- the LOC138096099 gene encoding small ribosomal subunit protein uS14-like produces the protein MGHQQLYWIHQRNFGQSSHSCWVCSNHHGLIQKYGLKTCRQHFHQYAKDISFVKLG, from the coding sequence ATGGGTCACCAGCAGCTCTATTGGATCCATCAGAGAAACTTTGGCCAGAGTTCTCACTCTTGCTGGGTCTGCTCAAACCACCATGGTCTGATCCAAAAATACGGCCTCAAAACGTGCCGCCAGCATTTCCACCAGTATGCGAAGGACATCAGTTTCGTTAAGTTGGGCTAA